Proteins from a genomic interval of bacterium:
- the hrcA gene encoding heat-inducible transcription repressor HrcA, with amino-acid sequence MVWVSYLISLGFPVHGQSWTDPEGRFVLSDLPHTQSPHGPLLSGRQGQVMNVVVSSYVGEAAPVASDTISALLPVALSSASVRTTLAELGELSLVIKPHRSAGSMPTLDGFRVYVDQLLEPRGLGPYEERDVAGQLESEAAPGLATGISRLLSQRTRQMGFVLAPRLERAVMRHVSFVRVSSERVLCVLVSSDGAAYQRIFDQVGRRDQSHLDRLAATLNERIVGETLPSLRRRLLEEADDLRGESDLLLERALRLGRSASGSEEEGEVLVATWLALLEQPEFHDVERVRALHAALEENERLVEVIDHVLRDDGVTIAFGDDTGEPALKGCVVVAAPYGTGEHRSTLGVIGPSRLDYARVVPLVDCVSRLATDWVGAQ; translated from the coding sequence ATGGTATGGGTCAGCTATCTGATTTCATTGGGTTTTCCGGTCCACGGGCAATCGTGGACGGACCCCGAGGGGCGATTCGTTCTGTCCGATCTTCCGCACACGCAATCCCCGCACGGCCCGCTTCTCTCGGGTCGCCAGGGCCAGGTGATGAACGTCGTGGTTTCGTCCTACGTCGGAGAGGCCGCGCCGGTGGCCTCGGACACGATTTCCGCCCTCCTGCCCGTGGCGCTCTCTTCAGCGAGTGTGCGAACGACCCTTGCTGAACTCGGCGAGCTTTCGCTCGTCATCAAACCGCACCGTTCTGCCGGAAGCATGCCGACGCTCGATGGCTTCCGCGTCTACGTGGACCAATTGCTCGAGCCGCGTGGCCTGGGCCCTTACGAAGAGCGCGACGTTGCAGGTCAGCTCGAATCGGAGGCGGCGCCGGGTCTGGCGACCGGGATTTCACGATTGCTTTCGCAACGCACTCGCCAGATGGGCTTCGTCCTCGCACCCCGTCTGGAGCGCGCCGTGATGCGGCATGTGAGCTTCGTTCGTGTCTCCTCCGAGCGTGTGCTCTGCGTGCTCGTCTCGAGCGACGGTGCGGCCTATCAACGCATCTTCGACCAGGTCGGCCGGAGGGATCAATCCCACCTGGATCGTCTGGCCGCCACGCTGAACGAGCGAATCGTCGGGGAGACGCTGCCTTCCCTCCGACGCAGGCTACTCGAAGAGGCGGACGATCTACGCGGAGAGTCGGATCTGCTGCTCGAGCGCGCCTTGCGCCTCGGTCGGTCGGCCTCCGGCTCCGAAGAGGAAGGCGAGGTGCTGGTGGCCACCTGGCTCGCATTGCTCGAACAACCCGAGTTCCATGACGTCGAGCGCGTCCGCGCACTCCACGCCGCGCTCGAGGAGAACGAGCGCCTCGTCGAGGTGATCGATCACGTTCTTCGGGATGACGGCGTGACGATCGCGTTTGGTGATGATACCGGGGAGCCGGCCCTGAAGGGCTGCGTCGTCGTCGCGGCGCCCTATGGAACGGGCGAGCACCGCAGTACGCTCGGTGTCATCGGTCCGAGCCGGCTCGACTACGCCCGGGTGGTACCGCTGGTGGATTGTGTGTCGCGTCTCGCGACGGACTGGGTGGGAGCACAATGA
- the hemW gene encoding radical SAM family heme chaperone HemW — protein MTQEDIGVYVHVPFCERVCPYCDFAVVARRVVDPAEEARLVAALHAELGARAPAYAGRRLVTLYFGGGTPSLLQPASIAGLIDATRAQWNPSDDPLEITLELNPSTIERERLPAFRDAGVNRLSIGVQSFDDGCLHRLGRAHRVEEAHRTLAAAREAGFTDLSLDLIFGVPGQDLQGVREDVRAALAYRPEHVSAYGLTVEEGTPYATAVARGQLEPPDDETGAAMMEAVSADLGAAGLERYEISNYARPGYEARHNRRYWRREPVLGIGVGAHSSEAAGPGTPFGARRANERQLAAWLARIESGGGAHPPEVDVLTERAARAEAGFLGLRTRPGLNRHGFEEEFGLLPDVCWPVLRELREAGLLEEVDDAWRLTLRGWLLSDTVFERLV, from the coding sequence GTGACGCAGGAGGACATCGGAGTCTACGTCCACGTGCCATTTTGTGAGCGCGTGTGTCCCTACTGTGATTTCGCGGTCGTCGCTCGGCGTGTCGTGGATCCAGCCGAGGAGGCGCGCCTGGTCGCGGCTCTCCACGCGGAGCTCGGTGCCCGGGCGCCCGCGTATGCGGGGCGCCGTCTCGTGACGCTCTACTTCGGCGGCGGGACGCCGTCACTGCTCCAACCCGCGTCGATCGCAGGCCTGATCGATGCGACCCGGGCGCAATGGAATCCGAGCGATGATCCCTTGGAGATCACGCTCGAGCTCAACCCGAGCACCATCGAGCGCGAACGGTTGCCGGCCTTTCGAGACGCCGGTGTGAATCGCCTCTCGATCGGCGTGCAGTCCTTCGACGATGGCTGCCTGCATCGGCTGGGCCGTGCCCACCGGGTGGAGGAGGCCCACCGAACGCTCGCGGCCGCCCGTGAGGCGGGCTTCACCGATCTATCCTTGGATCTGATCTTTGGCGTGCCGGGCCAGGATCTCCAGGGGGTGCGCGAGGACGTACGCGCGGCGCTTGCCTACCGGCCCGAGCATGTTTCGGCCTACGGGCTGACGGTGGAGGAGGGCACACCCTACGCAACCGCCGTGGCACGCGGCCAGCTCGAGCCGCCGGATGACGAAACCGGAGCCGCCATGATGGAGGCCGTTTCCGCGGATCTCGGAGCCGCCGGCCTGGAGCGATACGAGATTTCCAACTACGCCCGGCCGGGATACGAGGCCCGCCACAACCGGCGCTATTGGCGTCGGGAGCCGGTCTTGGGGATCGGCGTTGGCGCTCATTCCAGCGAGGCGGCGGGCCCCGGCACGCCCTTCGGGGCGCGCCGCGCCAACGAGCGCCAGTTGGCCGCCTGGTTGGCCCGGATCGAGAGCGGCGGCGGCGCCCATCCACCCGAGGTCGACGTGCTGACCGAGCGGGCGGCTCGTGCCGAGGCGGGTTTTCTTGGGCTCCGAACCCGACCGGGTCTGAATCGGCACGGTTTCGAAGAGGAATTCGGCCTGCTGCCCGATGTCTGCTGGCCGGTGCTTCGGGAACTTCGGGAGGCCGGATTGCTCGAGGAGGTCGATGACGCGTGGCGGCTCACCCTACGGGGCTGGCTGCTCTCGGATACGGTATTCGAGCGACTCGTGTAG
- a CDS encoding thiamine biosynthesis protein ThiJ: MARVLVPLPDLDFDVTEVAVPWRLLTEAGHEVVFATEEGRAAEADPLLLTGVLFGQLGAEPEARAFYREMETGSGFRNPLRWKDLAMQEFDALLLPGGHAPGMRQFLASELLQERVASFCGLARPIGAICHGVLVLARTRDPATGRSVLASHRTTCLPRYMEALAYALTFWKLGRYYRTYPAYVEAEVRAALDDADAQFERGPITIGTRGTNEDDSPAFVVEDDLYVSARWPGDAYLFTKRLMKRLEPG; this comes from the coding sequence ATGGCGCGCGTCCTCGTCCCGCTCCCGGATCTCGACTTCGACGTGACCGAAGTCGCTGTACCGTGGCGCCTCCTCACCGAGGCAGGGCACGAGGTCGTCTTTGCGACCGAAGAGGGCCGCGCTGCCGAAGCAGATCCCCTGCTTCTCACGGGCGTCCTCTTCGGCCAACTCGGCGCCGAGCCGGAAGCCCGCGCGTTCTACCGCGAGATGGAAACGGGGTCCGGCTTCCGGAATCCCCTGCGCTGGAAGGATCTCGCGATGCAGGAGTTCGATGCGCTCCTGCTTCCAGGCGGGCACGCGCCCGGCATGCGCCAATTCCTGGCAAGTGAGCTGCTCCAGGAGCGCGTCGCCAGCTTCTGCGGCCTCGCCCGCCCGATCGGAGCCATCTGCCACGGTGTCCTCGTCCTGGCGCGAACGCGAGACCCGGCGACCGGCCGGAGCGTCCTGGCGTCACATCGTACGACCTGTCTGCCCCGCTACATGGAAGCCCTCGCCTACGCTCTCACCTTCTGGAAGCTCGGGCGTTACTACCGGACCTACCCTGCCTATGTCGAAGCCGAAGTTCGCGCGGCCCTCGATGATGCAGACGCGCAATTCGAGAGGGGCCCGATCACGATCGGAACCCGGGGGACCAACGAGGACGATTCCCCTGCATTCGTCGTCGAGGATGACCTGTATGTTTCCGCTCGGTGGCCCGGCGACGCCTACCTCTTCACGAAACGCTTGATGAAGCGACTGGAGCCAGGGTGA
- a CDS encoding phytanoyl-CoA dioxygenase family protein, producing MSLPRHELNQGFDWHPIQGPFRTLSQAQADLYNEKGYFVMEDVIPADVLERVVSEIDPFEAQTEAFLRTCKDGKLFIARSNEITFTTHLVTKSDTLRNFVSSELFRDIVADVIGPDVRLYWDQAVYKKPGTADPFPWHQDNGYTYIEPQQYLTCWVALTDATPENGCPEVAPGLHREGTLGHELTDLGFRCLSDEHEGLPAPARAGSIVVFSSLTPHRTGPNRSDGIRKAYIVQFAPDGARLVVQNAQGELSHSPTAAEGRQFPVLVGGRPPSAGGS from the coding sequence GTGAGCCTTCCCCGACACGAACTCAACCAGGGCTTCGACTGGCATCCGATCCAGGGTCCATTCCGAACGCTCAGCCAGGCCCAGGCCGATCTCTACAACGAGAAGGGCTACTTCGTCATGGAGGACGTGATTCCCGCCGACGTCCTGGAACGCGTCGTTTCGGAGATCGACCCCTTCGAAGCGCAGACGGAAGCCTTCCTTCGTACATGCAAGGACGGCAAGCTCTTCATCGCGCGGTCCAACGAGATCACCTTCACGACCCATCTCGTGACGAAGTCCGACACGCTCAGGAACTTCGTGAGTTCGGAGTTGTTCCGCGACATCGTGGCGGATGTGATTGGCCCCGATGTCCGGCTCTACTGGGACCAGGCGGTGTACAAGAAGCCGGGCACCGCCGATCCCTTCCCCTGGCACCAGGACAATGGCTACACGTACATCGAGCCCCAGCAATATCTGACCTGCTGGGTGGCCTTGACCGACGCCACCCCGGAGAACGGCTGCCCGGAAGTCGCACCCGGCCTGCATCGCGAAGGGACCCTCGGCCACGAGCTCACCGACCTCGGGTTCCGCTGCCTTTCTGACGAGCACGAGGGCCTGCCCGCGCCGGCTCGGGCAGGGAGCATCGTCGTCTTCTCCAGCCTGACGCCCCACCGAACCGGACCCAACCGCAGCGACGGAATCCGAAAGGCGTACATCGTCCAGTTCGCGCCGGACGGGGCTCGGCTCGTTGTCCAAAACGCCCAAGGGGAACTCAGCCATTCCCCTACAGCCGCTGAGGGCAGACAATTCCCGGTTCTCGTGGGTGGCCGGCCTCCGAGCGCGGGCGGGAGTTGA
- a CDS encoding insulinase family protein, with protein sequence MHAPVHVETLPEGPTLLLREAHVAPVAEIQVLAQVGAADEGPGEAGLAHFHEHMLFKGTETRGVGEIAGTLEGVGGRINAWTSFDTTCYHATLPSDAIAVGLDVLADATQHSLFDPEETRREIEVVLEEIRRSEDEPHHVLSDLIFSTAYRTHPYRAPILGSRESVASLTPERLRAFYRRWYTPTNLVVVATGDFETGWMREQIAAAFSKAETPAPTRGRAAESSQEGLRVALERRPFERACLDLSWPATNLAHPDTPLLDLLAYVLGGGESSRLVRRVKEEAGLCDRIDASCYTPFEPGLFGSTVDLEPEQTENVVEAIVRETERVRHEPVSEAELERARANFLASQAWEGESVSGMARKLGSFQVLAGDHRQADRYLEAVRTATAQDLQRVAVAYLGSQSLSIAGVLPEGTGAVNEEGIRAAVQRAGERATRAAAAPQHEARSPAAKSTGSARSEEIQTYTLASGARLVVTPRPDVPVVAVRAAMLGGQLSETEESAGLAGFLAGMWLRGTQGRSSADFAREVENLAGDVDGFSGRNSSGLTMDATREQFLPVLDLFCEAILSPGFAADEIERERRDTLAAIARREDRLSARAFDLFSRTEFRRHPYRLPLSGTVETVTRFDREALEAAHREIVGGNNLVVAVAGDIDPDEAAGELSRRLGELPSGSDLGATLPAEEPRAPGIRVAEEFKDRAQAHLVMGFRGLTVHDPDRIALEMLSQALAGQGGRLFLELRDRQSLAYSVTAVNVEGVAPGSFAVYIATAPEKLEQAKSGIADELRRAASEPVPEPELERARRYLIGHHAIDAQRSSSRALQLALDTRYGLGPEAHSLYPEQVRSVTAEDVRRVAERVIDFEASTLAIIRPEES encoded by the coding sequence ATGCACGCCCCCGTTCACGTCGAGACCCTGCCCGAAGGCCCTACCCTCCTCCTGCGCGAAGCCCATGTCGCCCCGGTGGCGGAAATCCAGGTGCTGGCGCAGGTCGGTGCCGCAGACGAAGGACCCGGCGAAGCCGGCCTCGCCCACTTCCATGAGCACATGCTCTTCAAGGGCACGGAGACCCGGGGCGTCGGCGAAATCGCGGGCACCCTCGAGGGCGTAGGCGGGCGCATCAACGCCTGGACTTCCTTCGATACGACCTGCTACCACGCCACACTTCCGAGCGATGCCATCGCGGTGGGTCTGGACGTGTTGGCGGATGCCACCCAACACTCGCTCTTCGACCCGGAGGAGACACGTCGGGAGATCGAGGTGGTGCTGGAAGAGATCCGCCGTTCAGAGGATGAGCCCCACCACGTCCTGTCGGACCTCATCTTCTCCACCGCCTATCGAACCCATCCCTATCGGGCTCCAATCCTGGGCAGTCGCGAGAGCGTGGCGTCTCTGACGCCGGAGAGGCTGCGCGCCTTCTATCGTCGTTGGTATACGCCTACGAACCTCGTGGTGGTCGCCACGGGAGATTTCGAGACGGGATGGATGCGCGAGCAGATCGCCGCCGCCTTCTCGAAGGCAGAAACGCCTGCGCCAACACGTGGGCGCGCCGCCGAGTCCTCTCAAGAGGGCCTGCGTGTCGCGCTCGAGCGCCGCCCCTTCGAACGCGCCTGCCTGGACCTTTCCTGGCCCGCAACGAACCTGGCCCATCCGGACACCCCGCTCCTCGATCTGTTGGCCTACGTATTGGGTGGCGGAGAAAGCTCACGCCTCGTACGGCGGGTGAAAGAGGAAGCCGGGCTCTGCGATCGCATCGACGCTTCCTGCTACACGCCGTTCGAGCCGGGGTTGTTCGGTTCCACCGTCGATCTCGAGCCGGAGCAAACCGAAAACGTCGTCGAGGCCATCGTGCGCGAGACCGAGCGTGTGCGCCACGAGCCTGTGAGCGAGGCAGAACTCGAGCGCGCCCGCGCCAACTTCCTGGCGAGCCAAGCCTGGGAGGGCGAAAGCGTTTCGGGCATGGCGCGGAAGCTCGGTAGTTTCCAGGTCTTGGCGGGAGATCATCGGCAGGCGGATCGCTACCTGGAGGCCGTGCGCACGGCCACCGCCCAGGATCTGCAACGCGTAGCCGTTGCCTACCTGGGGAGCCAATCCCTCTCGATTGCCGGCGTGCTCCCGGAGGGAACGGGCGCCGTGAATGAAGAGGGCATCCGTGCCGCCGTGCAACGCGCCGGAGAACGGGCCACACGAGCAGCAGCCGCCCCGCAACACGAAGCGCGCTCCCCGGCCGCCAAATCGACCGGAAGCGCTCGCAGCGAAGAGATCCAGACCTACACCCTCGCAAGTGGCGCCCGACTCGTCGTAACGCCACGACCGGACGTTCCCGTGGTTGCCGTTCGCGCTGCAATGCTAGGCGGCCAACTCTCCGAGACCGAAGAGTCCGCCGGCCTGGCGGGCTTTCTTGCGGGCATGTGGCTGCGGGGTACGCAGGGCCGATCCTCCGCGGATTTCGCCCGCGAGGTCGAGAACCTGGCGGGTGATGTCGATGGGTTCTCCGGGCGCAACAGCTCCGGCCTGACGATGGACGCGACCCGGGAGCAATTCCTGCCCGTCCTCGATCTCTTCTGCGAGGCCATCCTCTCGCCGGGCTTTGCGGCTGACGAAATCGAGCGCGAACGGCGGGACACGCTGGCCGCCATTGCGAGGCGCGAGGATCGACTCTCCGCCCGGGCCTTCGACCTCTTCAGTCGCACCGAATTCCGACGCCACCCCTATCGCCTTCCACTCTCAGGTACGGTCGAGACGGTGACGCGCTTCGACCGAGAGGCCCTCGAGGCGGCCCATCGCGAGATCGTCGGCGGCAACAACCTGGTCGTGGCGGTCGCTGGGGACATCGACCCGGACGAAGCGGCGGGCGAACTCTCACGCCGTCTCGGTGAGCTTCCCTCTGGAAGCGATCTCGGCGCGACGCTTCCGGCAGAGGAACCCCGGGCACCCGGCATTCGCGTTGCCGAGGAATTCAAGGATCGGGCCCAGGCCCATCTGGTGATGGGCTTCCGCGGCCTCACGGTTCACGACCCGGATCGGATCGCCCTCGAAATGCTCTCCCAGGCCCTGGCCGGCCAGGGCGGAAGGCTCTTCCTCGAACTCCGCGACCGTCAAAGCCTCGCCTACTCGGTCACCGCCGTGAATGTCGAAGGCGTCGCGCCCGGGAGTTTCGCTGTCTACATCGCGACCGCACCGGAAAAGCTCGAGCAAGCCAAGAGCGGCATCGCCGACGAGTTACGTCGCGCGGCCTCCGAGCCCGTGCCGGAACCCGAACTCGAACGGGCACGCCGCTACTTGATCGGGCACCACGCCATCGACGCCCAACGCAGTAGCAGTCGCGCCCTCCAGCTGGCCCTCGACACCCGCTACGGCCTGGGCCCCGAAGCGCATTCTCTCTACCCGGAGCAGGTCCGGAGCGTCACGGCCGAAGACGTCAGGCGCGTCGCTGAACGCGTCATCGATTTCGAAGCCTCCACCCTCGCCATCATTCGCCCCGAAGAGAGCTAG
- the ggt gene encoding gamma-glutamyltransferase gives MQGPTSSLWSVGRSAAFAGLLIALSLAQGAQGAAPAPTRSRGGMVASPQKDATRAGVEMLEAGGNAVDAAVATAFALSVTDAHHSGIGGGGFLLIRLADGRTIALDARETAPAAATAEMYLAEGLPEHASRIGGLAVGTPGLVRGLTEALAEYGTLPLARVMEPAIRLAEEGFAVGPRHTASIAFWQGLGIAAHFPETARIQLPADGSPIEPGFRLVQTDKAKTLRAIAARGADAFYSGEIAEAIVAATRAYGGILTLEDLAGYTTRTREPIRGSYRGHEVLSFPPPSSGGVALVEMLNIVEPYDLGAMGAGSSASLHRIAEAMKLAFADRNTFLGDADFVDVPVAWLISSERADALRSLINPAWWKRAPWTWGRPENAIQVEAPGEPPHGGGTTHLSVTDAAGNAVSITQTINLILGSGITVPGTGILLNDEMDDFSIAPGTPNAFGLIDTRGANAIAPGKRPLSSMTPTILVKDEKVRMVTGSPGGPRIITTTLQSIVNVIDYGMDVQEGLNFPRFHHQWVPDRLLVEPATPADVVDALRDRGHVVEISKRNWSSAQAIVVDPDGVHLGASDPRGDGRAQGPSAPSSSLRGE, from the coding sequence ATGCAAGGTCCCACGTCGAGTCTCTGGAGTGTAGGGAGGAGCGCCGCGTTTGCCGGCCTCCTGATCGCGTTGTCGTTGGCGCAGGGCGCCCAGGGGGCTGCGCCTGCGCCGACGCGTAGCCGCGGCGGAATGGTTGCAAGCCCCCAGAAGGATGCGACGCGCGCCGGGGTCGAGATGCTCGAGGCCGGCGGCAATGCGGTCGATGCCGCGGTCGCCACGGCTTTCGCGCTTTCGGTGACGGATGCCCATCACTCCGGAATCGGCGGCGGAGGCTTCCTGCTGATTCGATTGGCCGATGGACGCACCATTGCTCTCGATGCTCGCGAAACCGCGCCCGCTGCAGCCACAGCGGAGATGTATCTGGCGGAAGGTCTTCCCGAGCATGCTTCGCGCATTGGTGGGTTGGCCGTGGGCACGCCAGGACTCGTGCGCGGGTTGACTGAGGCGCTCGCTGAATACGGCACGCTGCCCCTTGCGCGGGTGATGGAGCCGGCAATCCGGCTGGCTGAGGAGGGCTTCGCGGTCGGGCCTCGCCACACCGCGAGCATCGCGTTCTGGCAAGGGCTGGGCATCGCCGCGCATTTCCCGGAGACGGCGCGCATCCAACTTCCCGCCGATGGCAGCCCGATCGAGCCTGGCTTCCGGCTGGTGCAGACCGACAAGGCGAAGACCTTGCGCGCAATCGCGGCGCGAGGAGCTGACGCGTTCTATTCCGGTGAGATTGCCGAGGCGATCGTCGCCGCCACACGCGCCTACGGCGGCATCCTCACGCTAGAGGATCTGGCGGGCTACACCACGCGCACGCGAGAACCCATTCGCGGCAGCTACCGCGGCCATGAGGTTCTCTCCTTCCCTCCGCCGTCGTCCGGCGGTGTCGCCCTCGTCGAGATGCTGAACATCGTCGAGCCCTACGATCTGGGAGCGATGGGGGCAGGGTCTTCCGCCAGCCTGCACCGGATTGCCGAAGCGATGAAACTCGCCTTCGCCGATCGGAACACCTTCCTGGGTGATGCAGATTTCGTGGACGTTCCCGTTGCCTGGCTGATCTCGAGTGAGCGGGCTGATGCGCTGCGTTCGCTCATCAATCCGGCCTGGTGGAAGCGTGCGCCCTGGACCTGGGGACGCCCGGAAAACGCGATCCAGGTCGAAGCACCTGGCGAGCCGCCCCATGGCGGAGGGACGACCCACCTCTCGGTCACCGATGCAGCGGGCAACGCAGTTTCCATCACCCAGACGATCAATCTGATCCTCGGCTCCGGGATCACCGTACCCGGCACGGGAATCCTGTTGAACGACGAGATGGATGATTTCTCGATCGCGCCCGGGACGCCCAACGCCTTCGGCTTGATCGATACCCGCGGCGCGAATGCGATCGCCCCGGGCAAGCGCCCACTCTCGAGCATGACACCGACGATCCTCGTGAAGGATGAGAAGGTCCGCATGGTCACCGGCAGTCCCGGCGGCCCCCGCATCATCACCACGACACTCCAGTCGATCGTGAATGTCATCGACTACGGAATGGACGTACAGGAGGGGCTCAATTTCCCGCGCTTCCATCACCAATGGGTACCGGACAGGCTGTTGGTCGAACCCGCGACCCCCGCCGACGTGGTAGACGCACTCCGCGACCGCGGGCATGTCGTGGAGATCTCCAAGCGCAACTGGTCCAGCGCGCAGGCGATCGTCGTGGACCCGGATGGCGTGCACCTGGGCGCAAGCGATCCCCGTGGCGACGGACGAGCCCAGGGCCCCTCCGCCCCGTCTAGCTCTCTTCGGGGCGAATGA
- a CDS encoding peptidylprolyl isomerase, which yields MAILEIADLGEIRIELLPGLAPKNVESFISLAEADFYDGTLFHRVIPGFMIQGGDPNSKDDDPSNDGMGGPGYTLPDEFSQVSIVRGIVALARTAQPNSAGSQFFIVHEDSRHLDGQYSVIGQVTAGIDVVDAISRVPTGTGNRPQTNVVLLDARIEKSGSASAAPEEATEPEAPSRGGREWDEGSS from the coding sequence ATCGCGATCCTCGAGATCGCCGACCTCGGTGAGATCCGGATCGAACTCCTCCCCGGCCTCGCCCCGAAGAACGTCGAGAGCTTCATCTCCCTGGCCGAAGCTGACTTCTACGACGGCACCCTCTTCCACCGGGTGATCCCCGGCTTCATGATCCAGGGGGGCGACCCCAACTCCAAGGACGACGATCCGTCCAACGATGGAATGGGCGGCCCCGGCTACACACTCCCCGACGAGTTCAGCCAGGTCTCCATCGTGCGAGGCATCGTCGCCCTCGCGCGCACGGCCCAGCCCAACAGTGCAGGTTCCCAATTCTTCATCGTCCACGAAGACAGCCGCCATCTCGATGGCCAGTACAGCGTGATCGGCCAGGTCACGGCAGGGATCGACGTGGTCGATGCAATCAGCCGGGTTCCAACCGGCACGGGGAACCGCCCCCAGACCAACGTGGTCCTCCTCGACGCAAGAATCGAAAAAAGCGGCTCTGCGAGCGCCGCTCCAGAGGAAGCAACCGAGCCCGAGGCGCCCTCCCGAGGAGGCCGCGAATGGGACGAGGGCAGCTCGTAA